In the Prochlorococcus marinus str. MIT 9312 genome, TTTAGCTAATGCTATCAACCAAGCCATTCTGTATTCCTGCTTTTCTAAGTTTTCTTAAAGCACGTTGAACAACCTGTCGGCAATATTCCCTGCTACAACTCATATGTCTTGCTACTTCAGCTAAAGTTCTCCACTCATTTGAACCGTCTAAACCAAATCTTAGGCTTACTATCTTTCTCTCTTTCTCAGTTAAATTTGCTTTATCTAATAACTTCCAAGCAGAGGCTGTCCTCTCAGCTAATTCGGCTAACTCCATTGGAGGAGTTTGATCACTTGGAAGAATATCAACTAGTTCAGAGGGATCAGACTTTGATTTAACAGTACCTTGGAGACTAACAGTGATGCTTCTTAATTCACAAGAAAGGAGTTCATCAATTTCCTCCTTAGTTATTTTTAATTCTTCAGCTAGCTCATCACTATTGGGTGTAATACCTTTAAGTTGCATTAGCTTTGATTTAGCCGATCTTAATTTCGTGAGCTTTTCATTGATATTAACGGGTATCCTGATAGTCCTACTTTGAGTTGATAATGCTCTATTTAATCCTTGCCTGATCCACCAATAAGCATAGGTGGAGAATCTGTGTCCCCTAGAGGGATCATATTTTTCGACAGCCCTTGTAAGGCCTAATGTCCCCTCCTGAATCAAGTCCAGTAATTCTAGCCCTTTTCCTTGATATCTCTTGGCAAGGTTGACAACTAATCTTAGGTTGGCTGTGATCATCTCATTTTTGGCCTTTTCACCAATTTTGATCTTTTTTCTTTCAGCTTCGGAATATTCACAAGCAGGGCCTTTCCCACCTGCCTCTTGGCATCTATTAACAAGCACGACCATTTCTTGGACTTTTCTGCCCATAGTGAGTTCTCTTTCGGGAGTCAAAAGTTGATGACGACCTATTTCACCAAGAAAATCGCTTAATGAACTCACGATTTACCTCATTGTTGATATATTTAACTTATAGTTAATTCAGTAATAAGCCATACATGTAATAATTAATTAATATTTAATTAATAATTATTATTTAGTTAATTATTATTTTTTTCTCAAATTTTTATATTAATTAATCATAAATTATAAATTTAAATTATTTAATTTTTTCTTCTTGATTCTAGAACAGCAAGTACATCTCTCCACTCAACCCCTTTGTGCATAAGGGCTACTTGCAGATGATAAATTAAATCAGCAGCTTCATTTGAGATTGAATCTTTATTATTATCTTTGCAAGCCATTATAAATTCAGCGGATTCCTCCCCTATTTTTTTTAAAATAGTATTACTGCCTTTTTTTAATAAATGATTTGTGTAACTTTTGTCTGAAGGATTTATTGATCTTTCGTTAATGGTATGGAATAATTCAGAGCAAATATTTGAGAAGGGAGTTGTTTTTTTCTCTTTTTTATTATTTTGATTAATTTGAATTTCGTTGAAAAAACAACTTTTTTCCCCAGTGTGACATGCTCCTGATCCATTTTGTTCAATCAAAAGAATTAGTGAATCATTATCGCAGTCGAATCTTATATCCTTAAGTATTTGAGTACTTCCACTTGTAGCTCCTTTTCTCCAGATTTCGGATCTTGATCTACTCCAGTAATGAACGTTATTGGTTTCAAGAGTCATTGTCAATGATTCTTTGTTCATCCAAGCAAGCATAAGAATTGATCCGTCAAGCCAATCTTGTGCTACTGCAGGGATTAATCCATAATTATCAAAGCTTAGATCTTCTATAGAGAAATTAGTTGAATAAGTCATTATGTTTGTTATGTTAAATCTTATTAATTATGTTTTATTGATAATTATACTAACAGTTAATTGATGTATATTCCTTCTCTGAAATTTTCATGCAGTAAAAGTTACGAGGATTTTCCCTGTTCACATAGGCAATGGCGCCATGAAGGCCACTGTAGATTTGTTCATGGATATTCAAGATCATTCACCTTTTGGTTTACTGCAAAAAAATTAGACCTAAATGGTTTTGTTGTGGATTTTTCAAGTTTAAAGCCCCTTGAGAATAAACTAAAGCAGCAATTTGACCATACTTTTTTGATAAATAAAGATGATCCTTTATTGAATTACTGGGAAAAATTACATGACTTAGATGCTTTAGATCTGAGAATTATGGATAATGTGGGAATGGAGTTCACTTCTAAATTAATTTGGAGATGGGCTAATGAATACTTGCAGGATAAGGATAAGGGCAGAACATGTTGTTGGAAAACAGAATCAAAAGAAAATAAATCTAATAAAGCAAGTTATGAGATGATTCCTGAGTGGTTCGAATCTTAGATTAAAGTTGTTAAATTTCAAGTCTTATAAAATTCTTTAATTTAGATATTTAATCAACAATTATCTCTCCATTAACCAGATAAATATTAACCTCTTTTTTATTAAGGTAATGATTATTCAATATATTGTTTGCAATTTTTGTCTCAATTTGTTTCTGAATAATTCTTTTTAAAGGCCTTGCACCATAGGCATTGTCAAAACTATTTTGGACCAGTTGGTTAATTGCATCATCGGTAATTTTGAAGTTTAAATTTTTTTTGTTAAGTCTGTTTTCTAAATTTTGAAGCTGGATTTTTGAAATTTCTTTTATGTCATTTAATTCTAAATTATTAAAAATAACTATTTCATCAAGTCGATTTAAAAACTCAGGCTTGAAAAATTTTTTAAGTTCAGTATCTACAACTTTTTTAATTTCATTTGTATCTTCTTTTCTAACTGATAAATCATTTATTGATTGACTTCCTAAATTGCTTGTAAGAACAATGATTGAATTCTTGAAATTGATTGTACGACCTTGACCATCCGTAATGATTCCATCATCAAGAACCTGTAAGAGAATATCTAAGATATCTTTGTGAGCTTTCTCTATTTCATCAAGAAGTATTAATGAATACGGATTTTTGCGCACAGCTTCAGTTAGTTGACCGCCTGATTCGAAACCTAAATATCCAGGAGGCGCACCTATGATTTTGCTAACTGAATGCTTTTCCATATATTCAGACATATCCAGTCTTGTAATTGAAGAATTTGAATCGAATATAATTTTTGCTGTTACTTTACTAAGCTCTGTTTTTCCAACTCCAGTTGGACCTAAAAAGAGGAAACTAGCTAATGGCTTGTTTGGATCATTTAGACCAGTCCTTGATCTCTTAATGGAATCTGCAACTGCCCTAATTGCACTATCTTGACCAATAATTTTTTCTTTAAGGATCGACTCAAGGCTTAAAAGCTTATTTTTTTCCGACTGGTTTAAGTTCTGTACTGGAATAGAGGTCCACTTTGAGACAACTTCTGCAATATCATCAAAAGTTACTTCTTGCCTTAAAAGACTCGTCTCTCCTTTTTTGTGAGAATTAACTAGAGACTCACTTTTTCCTTTCAATTTTTTTTGTAAAGAATTTAAAGTCCCAAATTCCAATTCTGCGGCTTTGTTCAGGTCGAAACTCCTTTTTGCCTGGTCTATTTGTAATTGAATGGATTCAATTTCTTCTTTTATGGTGCTAATCTCATCAATTTCATCTTTTTCTTTTTTCCATTGATCGCCTAATTCTGCCTGTCTATCTTTAAGTGATATAAGTTCATTATTAATTTTGTTTAATCTTTCTATAGAAAAATTATCTGTTTCTCTTTTTAAAGATAATTTTTCCATCTCAAACTGTAGAACTTTTCTATCAATTTCATCAATTTCTTCAGGTTTGGAAGTTATGATCATATTTAATCTTGAGGCTGCTTCATCGATTAGATCTATCGCTTTGTCAGGAAGAAATCTATCGTTAATATATCTTTCGCTAAGGGTGGCAGCTGCAACCAAAGCATTATCAGAAATTCTCACACTATGATGAACTTCGTATCTTTCTCTCAAGCCTCTTAATATTGATACAGTATCATCTATTGAAGGAGCATCAATTTTTATTTTCTGAAATCTTCGTTCTAAAGCAGGATCTTTTTCTATATTTTGTTTGTGTTCATTAATAGTTGTAGCACCAATGCATCTAAGTTCTCCTCTTGCAAGCATTGGTTTTAATAGGTTGCTTGCATCTAAAGAACCACCACTGGCGCCTGCACCAACTACTGTATGAATTTCATCAATAAAAAGAATGATCTTACCGTCTGATCCCTTGACTTTCTTTAGGACATTTTTTATTCTTTCTTCAAATTCTCCACGATATTTTGCTCCAGCTAAAAGTGAACCCATATCTAATGAAATTAGTTGCCTATTTTGTAGTGCAGAAGGTACATCGCCATTAATAATTCTTTGAGCCAACCCTTCCACTATGGCTGTTTTGCCAACCCCAGGTTCTCCAATAAGAACTGGATTATTTTTTGTTCTTCTACTCAATATTTGAATTGTTCTTCTAATTTCTTCATCCCTACCAATAACTGGATCTAAGATCCCATCCCTTGCTGATTGGGTTAGATCAATGCCATATTTATCTAAAGACTCATTAGAAGTACCAAAGTCATTTTTTACTGCTGGATCTGACTTCATTTTCTTTATAGTTTCAAGAAATTCCGGAATACCTTTTTGATTTAAAATTTGAAATCCATATTTATTATCATAAGTGAAACCGTAAACTAAGTGTTCTGTTGATATCACTACATCATCAAAAGTATTTTTAATATCGTTCGCTTTTAAAAATATTTTGTAAAGAGTATCACCAATATATAAATTATCTTGTTTATTTTTCATTTTCGCCTTCGAATTTAATGAAGACATTATTTCTTTCTCAAACTCTTTGATATTTACATTATTTTTTTTTAAGATCTTTTTTGTAAGGTTGTCTTGTTTTATAAGAGCTAATAATAAATTGTCAGAGTCTACGTCTTGTTGGTGATTTTTATAAGCAATTTCTTTAGCAAAAATAAAACAGTTCCAAGCAGAATTTGAAAATTCGCTTGGAACTATTTTCATCAATCAAAATATTAGGTATGACTCTAATAAGTATTAAAAATACTTAACTATTAGAGATTTATTCAACAATAACTTTACCTACCATTCCAGCCCCTCTGTGTGGCTCGCAATAGTAATCATAAGTTCCTGAGGTATTAAATGTTTCTTCCCAAGACTCTCCTGGAGCAAACGCTAGGTCTGCATGACTTAACTCCTCATGTCCATCAAAAACAGCATTGTGAGGGGCAAGTTTATTATTGACGAATTTAACTGTGTCCCCAGCACTAATGTTTACTGTACTTGGTTCAAATGCAAGCATTCCTGCATCCGTACCAAGTTTAACTTCTACAGTCTTAGCTGAAACTGATGAAATACCTAGGCCTAGAGTTAAAACTATTGCGAATAACCCTGCAAAGATTGAACGTAACATAATTAAAATTTACTTATATACATATATTACAAGGCTTAGGGAACCTAACTGCGAGAGTTTTAATTGTTATTACAGCTTGGTAACTTTGATAGCCTTAAAATATCATTCAGTGTTTTAGCATGACTTTTAAGTTTGAAAGTCTCAGGATTAGTGATGGGGACATGATTAAAGTCGTATTTTTTGATACTGAAGCCATCCCATGGTGTAGTTTGGATGGGAAGAATTCTTAATAATGTTTTTAGAATTTTTTTTGAAAGGGGTATTGCAAAATATCTCTTCATCTTATTCCTTTTTAAAAGTGTAATTATGGCCTCGTCAATTGAAATAAATCTCTGACCTAGAACAAATTTTCTAAAACCTTTGTATTGCTCTTCTTTATGATTTTTAATTAGAAAACCACAAATTTGAGCAATATCATTTGCGTGTATAAAATGAAATTTGGAATCAAGTTTTAAAAATCTTGCTATCCAAAGCCATTTCCCAATTTCTTTCAATCCACTAGTTAAATAGCTAACAGGGAATTTACTTTTTATGCCAAGACTTCCTCCAAAAACCAAGGTAGGGAAAACAGCAAATGTTTTTTCTGCGAATGAGCTTTCTCTAAGTCTCTGGAAACATTCATATTTTGTTTGTATGTATTCTGTTCCATAAACTAATGACTCTCTCATTAATTCTGTGTTTTTATCAAGAATGCTTGCTGTTGAAAAATAAATAATCTTTTCTAGCTTTTTAATATCAAGCATTTCAAGTAATTCTTCGAAAGCTTTAATATTTACCTCATAAGCTCTTCTTGGATCTCCCCAAGCTGTAGCAGTATGTATTAGATAATTAATTTGACTAATTTCCTTTTTATATCTATTTGATTCTCTAATATCGCACACTATCAACTTGACTTTTTTATTTTCTTGAATAGCAATTGGTAACTTACTTTTATCTCTTACCATGAGATAAAGCTTGAATTTTGTATTTTTTAAAAACCAATCAACTAAATATTGGCCAACACATCCATTCGCACCTGTTATTAATAAGTTTTTATATGCCAAGACTTTGTCTAGTAAGTTAGTTTTTTCCCATGCTCAAAAAATGTTTGAGCATTTTCTTCTGGAGTGCCAGGTAAAATCCCATGACCTAAATTAAGAATATATTTCCTATCTTTAATTTTATTAAAGGTATCATCGATCCTTTCTTTTATTGATTCTTTATTTCCAAATAAAATGCCAGGGTCAACATTACCTTGGATGCCTATCTCATCAGGGATTCTTTTACAAGCCTCTTCAATATCTACTGTCCAGTCTAATGAAATTATATCTACCCCAGTTTTTGCCATTCTTTCTATTACGCCTGCACTTCCTGAAATATAGAGAATAACAGGTGTGTCAGGGTACTCCTCTTTTACAATGTCAACAACTTTTTTTTGATAAGGCCCAGCAAAGATATCATAATCTTGTGGGCTTAGTTGACCTGCCCATGAATCAAAAATTTGTACTACTTGCGCTCCAGATTTTATTTGAAATTTAAGATATTCACCAATAGATTTTGCAAAATGATCAAGAAGTTTGTGAAGTAAATCTGGTTCTTTAAAAGCCATTGATTTTATTAAAGAATAGTTTTTACTGCTTTTACCTTCAACTACATATGCAGCCAGGGTCCAAGGTGCACCAACAAAACCTAAAACTGTTGCCTCATTATTTACATCTTTTTTTAGTGAAGATAGAACTTGCCCAACAAAACTTAAACTCTCACTTGGATTTAATTCTTTTAAACTTTCTATCTGGCTAAGAGTTCTTATTGGGTCCTCAATTATTGGACCTTTACTTTCTATGATCTCAAAATTTATACCCATTCCTGGAAGAGGTGTGAGAATATCTGAAAAAAGGATCACACCATCCGGTTTGAAAGCATGAAAAGGCTGCATTGATATCTCATATGATAGTTCTGGATTTTCAGACCTCTCTCTAAAGCTTGGGTAACGCTCCCTTAAATCTCTATAGATTTTCATATATCTTCCTGCTTGCCTCATCATCCATACTGGAGGTCTAGTTACTTTTTTACCTAATGCGGCAGAAAGTAGTAGTGGTAAATTTTCACCCATTTTTCAATTCGATATGTTTTTTTTAAAAAAAAATAAAATTCCAACTTAAAAATCTTACAATGCAAAGCAGATCAAAAGTGTTATATGAACATTTATATGAAGCAGTAAGTTAAATGAGCCTTCTTATTTTTTTGATTGATGTTTGAAGATACTCACGCTTAATGGCGGCAAAGCAAGTTCTAGAGCATTTTGATAATCATGAATATTGTAATTTATAGCTTCTTTACCTCCCATATTTCCTTTATTACTGCCTCCGTATCTAGAGCCATCAGAATTAAATATCTCTTTATAGAATCCTTCTACAGGAACACCTACTTTATATGAATCATGAGTATTAGGTGTAAAGTTAGCAACAATAACAAGCCATTCATTAGTGTCGTTCTCTCTTCTCATGAAACTTATTACTGAATTAGATTTGTCATTACAGTCAATCCATTGGAATCCATAAGGATCAAAGTCATTTTTCCATAACGCAGGTTCATTTTTATAAAGTGCATTTAGATCATCAACCAAGTTTCTGATCCCTTTATGAGGTTCAAATTCTAGTAAATCCCATTGAAGATCATCCCAAACATTCCATTCTTGTCTTTGTCCAAATTCCATTCCCATAAATATTGTTTTTTTACCTGGATGGGTCCACATATAAGTTAGTAATGCACGAGTATTTGCATATTTCTTCCAGTCGTCGCCAGGCATTTTATGTAAAAGATGACTTTTTCCATGGACTACTTCATCATGACTGAGAGCAAGCATAAAGTTCTCTGTATAGTTATATGTTATGGAGAAAGTTACACTATTTTGATGGAATTGTCTGAACCAAGGATCTATCTCAAAATAATCGAGCATATCGTGCATCCAACCCATATTCCATTTTAAATTAAACCCTAATCCTCCCATATCTGTTGGTTTGGTTACCATTGGCCAAGTTGTTGATTCTTCAGCAATAGAAAGTGCACCAGGGAAATGTTGGAAGAGTACATGATTAGCCTGTTGAAGAAATTTAACGGCTTCTATATTTTCATTCCCACCATTCTCATTAGGTATCCATTCTCCATCTGGGCGTAGATAGTCTCTGTATAGCATTGAAGCTACTGCATCTACTCGTATGCCATCAATATGAAATTCTTCAAACCAATAAACCAGATTGGCTACTAGGAAATTCCTTACTTCGTTTCTGCTGTAATTAAAAATTAAAGTTCCCCATTCTTTGTGTTCACCTATGCGTGAATCCCCATGTTCATAAAGATGACAACCATCAAAAAATGCTAAGCCATGCTTGTCTTTTGGAAAATGACCAGGTACCCAATCAAGAATTACTCCTATTCCCTCTTCATGACATTTATTTACAAACTCTCTAAATTCATTTGGAGTGCCAAACCTACTTGTAGGTGCATACCAACCTGTAACCTGGTATCCCCATGAACCATCGAAAGGATGTTCAGATATTGGCATTAGTTCAATATGAGTAAATCCTCTATCTTTTACATAAGGGATGAGTTTTTCGGTTAATTCTGGATAAGTTAAAAGTCTTGTTCCAGGTTTTAAATCTGCAGCAGGTACTGGGTTTCTAGGATTCCCATTGTCTTCAATATATTTATTATCTGTTGATTCATGGAGCCAACTTCCTAAATGCATCTCATAAACTGAGATTGGCTTATTGATTTGACTAGAGGAATCTCTATTTGTAATCCAAGCATTATCATTCCAATTAAAGTTTTTCAATTTTGAAACTATTGAACCATTTTGAGGTCTGATTTCATGAAGGAAACCATATGGATCAGCTTTCTCATAAATATGACCTTGTTGTGTTCTTATTTCATATTTATATGTATCTCCCTCTTCCATTGTTGGCATGAATAGTTCCCAAATTCCTCCTAATCTTTTTTGCATTGGATGATGTCTTCCATCCCAAGAATTTATATCTCCAATTATCGAGATTGATTTTGCATTTGGAGCCCAAATGCAGAACATGACACCTTTTTGATTTTTTTCTTCAATGAGATGTGCTCCCATTTTTTCCCAAATATGATGATGATTACCTTCTGCAAAAAGATGTCTATCAACTTCTCCCATCCACTCTTCTATATATGACCAGGGGTCATGTTGTGTATGTGTGATCCCTCCTCGTGAAATATTTATTTCGTAATTAGACTCTGGATTTTCAGGCAGGATTGCTTCAAAAAGCCATTTATGGTTTATGCTTTCCGCCTTATAGGTATTATTTTTAAAATTTATTTTAACTTCGTCGGCTTCAGGCATCCATACCCTTATTACCCATTGCTCTTCATAAAAATGAGGACCTAATATTTTTAATGGATTATCATTGCAACAATTTTCTAGGTTGATAGCTTCTGATTGAATCCAGTCTGCTTGAATTGTCTCGATCATGACTGGTAGATATTAAGGATTAATAATATCAAATGATTAACCAAAAAAATAATTATTTATCAAAAAAAGGGTTCATTTTCATAAATGTTTTATTAAGGCTAAAACTTAGAGTAATAATTCTATGATTTGCTGAAGGCGCCCCAATATTATCCTCCCCAAATCCAGAATTAACTCCAATAGCGGGATAAGCTGCTGCAGATATAGATAAGCGAAGCTTGCTACCTTTAATTAAACAAATATTTGTTGGCTGCATTGTTATTTTATAAATGCATTCTTCACTTATTTTGGAGTTTTTAATCCTTAAGAATCCAGTTGAAAATTGATTCACCTTCTCATCACCCTTTTTAACTAGAGATAAAGCAAGGCAGATATCGAAATTGGGCTGATCACTTTTTACTGGAATTTCTAATGTGGGGACTCCTGTTAAATATTGATCTTCTTCAAAAGAATTGGTTTGAAATACACCTACATCAAAGCGTTTATCAATAATATTTCTATTAAACTTTCCTGGATTTGGACCTAAATGACCACCGTCAGATGGAGTAGGTCTCCATGGGTCATTAACAATTGTGAACCATCCTGATCCTTTTGAATTTATGGTCAGACTTCCATCTTCAATATCTATATTTGCTGTGCCATCACTTTTGAGCCCAAAAATAAATTCAGGGTGAAATTTATTATCTAATTCTTCCCATTTATTTAATGAAATATTCCATATTTTTTTCTCGCCTTGTGAATTCTTAGAACTAAATTTTTCATCTGATTTTAAGTGTTTATCAAAAAATTTCAATAAAGATTCTTGTGACCCCTCCCACCAATTTAGATGTGTCGCATTCCCAATAATAATCTCTGGACTACCCCCAGCTTCTTTAGATTTTTTATAAAGATCAAAGGCACCTTTTAAATGTGGATCCCAAAGTCCTCCAATAATTAACATAGGTTGTTTAATCCATGTTGAAATTGGGTTAAATTCTTCAAAGGGGCTAGCATTATTTAAATTAATAAGCCATTTCAAAACAAAGCTATTAGGATCATATCTTTTTAAAATATCAATTCCTTCCCTTAAATAACTTTTATTTTCTAAGGCTATTCTTATTTTTTCCCACTCAATCAAATTATTTTCTCTTTTCATTTTTAGTGCAGCGATTTGAAGTCCCCATGCAATATTGTTATGCCACCAATATGCTCCTCCATCTGAGCACCAATGATCCTTAATATTCATCCCAGTCATTGCTGGAGATAAACAATCAGGCGGCTTTGTATTTAATTCACCAGTTAGTTGAGTAAATCCTTGATAAGAAAAACCATATAAGCCAAGTTTTCCATTACATTCCTTTAGAGACCTTACCCATTTATGTGTTTCAGAAGTGTCGCTAGCTTCTTGAGAAAAACCATTAAATACGCCTTCAGAGGAACCCATACCTCTAACATCTTGAATTATTACCATATACCCCTTGGAAGCCCACCACTCAGGGTGAGAATAGGTAATAGTTGAAGCTATTTCCCTGCCATAAGGTTGTCTCATTAATAATGCAGGCCATGGTCCATTACTATTAGGTAACCAAATTCTTGATATAAGTCTTACTCCATCTCTAAGTACTATAGACTTGTCAAACCATCTTGAACCAGACATTTAGGCTTTAGATAATGTCTGGGCAGTGAAGCCCAATGACGTAAATAGAAAAGATCTCTGCGTTAACGGGAGTCAACTTATTTTTTTTTGATACATAATCGATTGCTTTATCTGAACTAGCTGAAATACCTTTTGAGTTAAACTCTCTAAACTTATTACATAAATTCTTAGCTTCGTTTGGATTCTTTTTTACACTTTCCAATAAGTTAGATTGACTAAAAGCAGGGTATAAAGAGTTCGAAAACAAAAATAACAAAAATAAAAAAGGTTTCATTATTACTAACTTTTTCTAAATTCTACATTAAAAAATTTTTTTAACCAAGATTGCGAATGGATTCTTAGATTTGACTAGCTTTTTTAATCCATTTTTTTAAGAGAATAATATTTATATTTGTCTTGGTTTTAACTCTAAGATTTCTTTCTAATCTCCCAATTTTGCGTTCTAATTCGTAAGGAGTGGATAGTGATAATGATTTAATAGAAGATATACCGCAATGTAAAAGTAGATATCCTTGCGGTGGAGAAATTCCAATTTCTTTTTTAAAAATAGCGATAGCTTTAATTTTCCTTAAGTTATTAAATGTACAAAGTGAAGATTTTCTTTGAATTTCATTTATATCTAGGTCCGATAGATTACTTAATTTTTCAAAGTCAGTTAGATTATTTTGAATTAAAAAAGATTTCTCATGTCTAAAGTTAGTTGGCAAAAAATCTAAAAAGGTTTTGCTTTCCATTGTGTAACAGACTAGTTCATTTTGACATTTTTCTGAATTTCTCCTATAACCACTGGTTTACTTACACCATCTGAAATTTTTTCAAGTTTTCTTATCTTTATTTTTACATTCGCACCAGATCTGCTACCTTTCCTTAAGTTTTCCGATAATTGTTTTAAAGTTGGTTCAATTGACTCTTCTGGAAAATCATCATCTGATTTAGCAATAATCAAATCGAACCCATTGTCATAAACAATTGGGACATATTTTGCATCTTCTATTACTATTTTTTGAGTATAACTTTGTATAAATGCCCAACTGCTTAAAGAAAGTAATAATGAGAAAATGGTTGCTCCTATTATTCGAAATTTAAAACCAAAATTAAATATAAAGGCTATTACAGTAACGCATAAAAGGAATATTCCAAGAAATCCAAAGATTTTGGGTGTGTTCCCTAATAGTTCAAAAAAAGACATTTAGTGGCTTTGACCTGATTAATTTCTTATATTTTGTAAGCCTACTCTATTTTTGGGCTCTAACTTGAAAAAAATTAGATCTCTAAATTTAAATACAAAAATTCTACTGATAGGGATAATTTTGTCCTCAGGATTTTTAGGCACTTTTTTATTAAATAATTTTTTAAAAGAAACTTATAGTGCTAGGAAATTAGAACTAGAAGAAAGTATTGAGAAGCTTTTAGATAAAAATGTTGAGTTAGGTGATTATGTCGGGATTAGATTCCTAGGTATTTCTTTTGGTAATTCTAAAATTAATGATAAAAAAAATATAGATTCTGAAATTAAAGCTAAAAATTTATACGTAGGCATTATGCCTTTTAGATCTTTTTTTAAACAAAAATGGATAGTAAAAATAAGTCCTAAGCAAGCTGCCATAAATATAGATAGAGATTTCTTTAAAAGCGATGAATCTTATAAAAATGCTAGAAGTACAAAAAAATTACAATCAAAGTATGAATTTAACTTTAACTTAAATGAATATTCAATCCTGAATTTTAATAAAACAGGATTAAAAACAAAAGTAAAAGGTAATGTTATCTACAAGTCAAGTAATAGACAAATAATTGCAAATATAAAATCTAATTTTGATGAAAAAGGTGTTTTAAAATTTAAATTTAATACAAAGTTAAATCAAGACTTTTTAAGTATAGATTTATTTTCTAGGGGATTAGATCTTGAGAACTCTGAATATAGTATTGGCACCAGCAAAATTTCTTTTAAAGAAGGAAATTTTAAAACTAATTTTAAATTTACTAAATCATCTACGCAAACATTTTGCAAAGGAAAATTTTC is a window encoding:
- the petE gene encoding plastocyanin; this translates as MLRSIFAGLFAIVLTLGLGISSVSAKTVEVKLGTDAGMLAFEPSTVNISAGDTVKFVNNKLAPHNAVFDGHEELSHADLAFAPGESWEETFNTSGTYDYYCEPHRGAGMVGKVIVE
- a CDS encoding ATP-dependent Clp protease ATP-binding subunit, which codes for MKIVPSEFSNSAWNCFIFAKEIAYKNHQQDVDSDNLLLALIKQDNLTKKILKKNNVNIKEFEKEIMSSLNSKAKMKNKQDNLYIGDTLYKIFLKANDIKNTFDDVVISTEHLVYGFTYDNKYGFQILNQKGIPEFLETIKKMKSDPAVKNDFGTSNESLDKYGIDLTQSARDGILDPVIGRDEEIRRTIQILSRRTKNNPVLIGEPGVGKTAIVEGLAQRIINGDVPSALQNRQLISLDMGSLLAGAKYRGEFEERIKNVLKKVKGSDGKIILFIDEIHTVVGAGASGGSLDASNLLKPMLARGELRCIGATTINEHKQNIEKDPALERRFQKIKIDAPSIDDTVSILRGLRERYEVHHSVRISDNALVAAATLSERYINDRFLPDKAIDLIDEAASRLNMIITSKPEEIDEIDRKVLQFEMEKLSLKRETDNFSIERLNKINNELISLKDRQAELGDQWKKEKDEIDEISTIKEEIESIQLQIDQAKRSFDLNKAAELEFGTLNSLQKKLKGKSESLVNSHKKGETSLLRQEVTFDDIAEVVSKWTSIPVQNLNQSEKNKLLSLESILKEKIIGQDSAIRAVADSIKRSRTGLNDPNKPLASFLFLGPTGVGKTELSKVTAKIIFDSNSSITRLDMSEYMEKHSVSKIIGAPPGYLGFESGGQLTEAVRKNPYSLILLDEIEKAHKDILDILLQVLDDGIITDGQGRTINFKNSIIVLTSNLGSQSINDLSVRKEDTNEIKKVVDTELKKFFKPEFLNRLDEIVIFNNLELNDIKEISKIQLQNLENRLNKKNLNFKITDDAINQLVQNSFDNAYGARPLKRIIQKQIETKIANNILNNHYLNKKEVNIYLVNGEIIVD
- a CDS encoding 6-carboxytetrahydropterin synthase; translated protein: MYIPSLKFSCSKSYEDFPCSHRQWRHEGHCRFVHGYSRSFTFWFTAKKLDLNGFVVDFSSLKPLENKLKQQFDHTFLINKDDPLLNYWEKLHDLDALDLRIMDNVGMEFTSKLIWRWANEYLQDKDKGRTCCWKTESKENKSNKASYEMIPEWFES
- the hisIE gene encoding bifunctional phosphoribosyl-AMP cyclohydrolase/phosphoribosyl-ATP diphosphatase HisIE gives rise to the protein MTYSTNFSIEDLSFDNYGLIPAVAQDWLDGSILMLAWMNKESLTMTLETNNVHYWSRSRSEIWRKGATSGSTQILKDIRFDCDNDSLILLIEQNGSGACHTGEKSCFFNEIQINQNNKKEKKTTPFSNICSELFHTINERSINPSDKSYTNHLLKKGSNTILKKIGEESAEFIMACKDNNKDSISNEAADLIYHLQVALMHKGVEWRDVLAVLESRRKN
- a CDS encoding NAD-dependent epimerase/dehydratase family protein, with product MAYKNLLITGANGCVGQYLVDWFLKNTKFKLYLMVRDKSKLPIAIQENKKVKLIVCDIRESNRYKKEISQINYLIHTATAWGDPRRAYEVNIKAFEELLEMLDIKKLEKIIYFSTASILDKNTELMRESLVYGTEYIQTKYECFQRLRESSFAEKTFAVFPTLVFGGSLGIKSKFPVSYLTSGLKEIGKWLWIARFLKLDSKFHFIHANDIAQICGFLIKNHKEEQYKGFRKFVLGQRFISIDEAIITLLKRNKMKRYFAIPLSKKILKTLLRILPIQTTPWDGFSIKKYDFNHVPITNPETFKLKSHAKTLNDILRLSKLPSCNNN
- a CDS encoding sigma-70 family RNA polymerase sigma factor: MSSLSDFLGEIGRHQLLTPERELTMGRKVQEMVVLVNRCQEAGGKGPACEYSEAERKKIKIGEKAKNEMITANLRLVVNLAKRYQGKGLELLDLIQEGTLGLTRAVEKYDPSRGHRFSTYAYWWIRQGLNRALSTQSRTIRIPVNINEKLTKLRSAKSKLMQLKGITPNSDELAEELKITKEEIDELLSCELRSITVSLQGTVKSKSDPSELVDILPSDQTPPMELAELAERTASAWKLLDKANLTEKERKIVSLRFGLDGSNEWRTLAEVARHMSCSREYCRQVVQRALRKLRKAGIQNGLVDSIS